A DNA window from Helianthus annuus cultivar XRQ/B chromosome 15, HanXRQr2.0-SUNRISE, whole genome shotgun sequence contains the following coding sequences:
- the LOC110912951 gene encoding uncharacterized protein LOC110912951, whose protein sequence is MAVAYVSRSPKKVLHKVVLLPIFIFLGLSSLSCAARQPPASRQKLQVLKHLKRLNKTPVKSIQSPDGDMIDCVHISHQPAFDHPFLKDHKIQMRPNYHPEGLYDENRVSNERENTIKQLWHVSGTCPEDTIPIRRTKEDDVLRASSVKRYGKKKHTSVTPITPNSADPDVDNESGHQHAIAYVEGDKYYGAKATMNVWEPKIQQPNEFSLSQIWILGGSFGEDLNSIEAGWQVSPDLYGDNNTRLFTYWTSDAYQATGCYNLLCSGFIQINNNIAMGASISPVSAFRNSQYDISILIWKDQKEGNWWMQLGNGYVLGYWPSFLFSYLADSASMIEWGGEVVNSEPDGQHTSTQMGSGRFPEEGFGKASYFRNIQVVDKENQLRSPKDIGTFTEQANCYDVQTGSNSDWGHYFYYGGPGRNPNCP, encoded by the exons ATGGCAGTGGCGTATGTTAGCAGAAGCCCGAAGAAAGTATTGCATAAGGTTGTTTTGTTGCCCATTTTCATCTTTTTGGGTCTTTCCTCGCTATCTTGCGCCGCTAGACAGCCACCAGCTTCTAGACAGAAACTTCAAGTTCTTAAGCACCTAAAACGCCTCAATAAAACCCCTGTCAAGTCCATTCAG AGCCCAGATGGGGATATGATTGATTGTGTACACATCTCTCACCAACCAGCTTTTGATCATCCATTTCTCAAAGACCACAAAATTCAG ATGAGGCCAAATTATCATCCAGAAGGACTTTATGATGAGAACAGAGTGTCCAATGAAAGAGAGAACACAATCAAGCAGTTGTGGCACGTGAGTGGCACGTGCCCTGAAGATACAATCCCCATAAGAAGAACAAAAGAAGATGATGTGTTGAGAGCAAGTTCTGTTAAAAGATATGGGAAGAAGAAACACACTAGTGTTACTCCTATCACCCCTAACTCTGCGGATCCTGATGTTGATAATGAAAGTGGACATCAG CATGCAATAGCTTATGTGGAAGGAGACAAATACTATGGAGCAAAAGCAACTATGAATGTTTGGGAACCAAAAATACAGCAACCAAATGAATTTAGTTTGTCTCAAATTTGGATTTTGGGTGGCTCTTTTGGTGAAGATCTCAATAGCATTGAGGCTGGTTGGCAG GTGAGCCCGGATCTTTACGGGGATAACAACACGAGACTGTTTACTTACTGGACT AGTGATGCTTATCAAGCAACAGGTTGCTACAATCTACTATGCTCTGGATTCATTCAAATCAACAACAACATAGCAATGGGTGCAAGCATCTCCCCTGTTTCTGCATTTAGAAATTCACAATACGATATCAGTATCCTCATCTGGAAG GATCAAAAGGAGGGAAATTGGTGGATGCAACTTGGGAACGGTTATGTGTTAGGCTACTGGCCATCTTTCTTGTTTTCATACTTGGCAGACAGTGCTTCAATGATTGAATGGGGAGGTGAGGTGGTCAACTCCGAGCCAGACGGGCAGCACACATCGACTCAAATGGGCAGCGGGAGGTTCCCGGAAGAAGGGTTCGGGAAAGCTAGCTACTTCAGGAACATTCAAGTTGTTGATAAAGAAAACCAACTAAGGTCTCCTAAAGATATTGGCACTTTCACAGAGCAAGCTAACTGTTATGATGTTCAAACTGGGAGTAATAGTGATTGGGGTCACTACTTTTACTATGGAGGCCCTGGTAGAAACCCTAATTGCCCTTGA